The Anolis carolinensis isolate JA03-04 chromosome 2, rAnoCar3.1.pri, whole genome shotgun sequence genome has a window encoding:
- the b3galt4 gene encoding beta-1,3-galactosyltransferase 4 yields MALLAWLKRGCSRLRLLWGLLSVLATLSSLGFLIRGGHEELLSHSLPYFLPRGGGHPISPPLLPSTDAFLLLPTPEACSPKAPSLLVMVVSAPGHVAQRQAIRSTWGESRWAGELTVRTFFALGLPQEPSLQAALEREAAEHRDLVQGRFLDSYGNLTLKTLALMGWAATRCPGALFLVKVDDDVFLNLPGLAEELGRLPALIPAYLGRIHWRVWPSRDPHSRHHVPHGLYPGGAFPPYCSGTAYVLSGNAVPALLGAARDVPLVPLEDVFVGLCARRVGIVPQHLARMSGGAHLPPDPCCYRGVLLSVHRVAPEEMVTVWDSAAPNEETCRLWQRALGSLRCKALAWVAAL; encoded by the coding sequence ATGGCTCTGCTGGCCTGGCTGAAGCGTGGCTGCTCTCGCCTCCGGCTGCTGTGGGGCCTGCTCTCCGTCCTGGCGACCCTCTCCTCCCTGGGCTTCCTGATCCGCGGCGGCCACGAGGAACTGCTCTCGCACTCGCTGCCTTACTTCCTGCCACGTGGTGGGGGGCATCCCATCAGCCCGCCGCTCCTGCCCTCCACGGACGCCTTCCTCCTCCTGCCGACGCCCGAGGCCTGCTCCCCgaaggccccctccctcctggtgatGGTGGTCAGTGCCCCCGGCCACGTGGCCCAGCGCCAGGCCATCCGCTCCACCTGGGGAGAGTCCCGCTGGGCCGGGGAGCTCACCGTCCGGACCTTCTTCGCCCTGGGGCTGCCCCAGGAGCCCTCGCTTCAGGCGGCGCTGGAGCGGGAGGCGGCCGAGCACCGGGACCTGGTCCAGGGCCGCTTCCTGGACAGCTACGGCAACCTGACCCTCAAGACACTGGCCCTCATGGGCTGGGCGGCCACCCGCTGTCCGGGGGCCCTCTTCCTGGTCAAGGTGGATGATGACGTCTTCCTCAACCTGCCCGGCTTGGCCGAGGAGCTGGGCCGCCTCCCCGCCCTGATCCCCGCCTACCTGGGCCGCATCCACTGGCGGGTCTGGCCCAGCCGGGACCCCCACAGCCGGCACCACGTCCCCCATGGACTCTACCCGGGGGGGGCCTTCCCGCCCTACTGCAGCGGGACGGCCTATGTGCTCTCGGGGAACGCCGTGCCCGCTTTGCTGGGGGCCGCCCGCGACGTGCCTTTGGTGCCCTTGGAGGATGTCTTTGTGGGGCTCTGCGCCCGGCGTGTCGGCATCGTCCCGCAGCACCTGGCCCGCATGAGCGGAGGGGCCCACCTGCCCCCGGACCCTTGCTGCTACCGAGGGGTCCTGCTCAGCGTCCACCGGGTGGCCCCCGAAGAGATGGTCACCGTCTGGGACTCGGCCGCCCCCAACGAGGAGACCTGCCGGCTCTGGCAGCGGGCACTGGGTTCCCTGCGGTGCAAGGCCTTGGCCTGGGTGGCCGCCCTGTGA